The Cynocephalus volans isolate mCynVol1 chromosome 1, mCynVol1.pri, whole genome shotgun sequence region CTCAAGCCAGAACAAAGAGGGATCTGGAGGAGATTTTGCAGTCCAGTGCATGCACATTTCTATCACAGGGCTGCCGTTGAGTTAaagatggaaaattaaaaaactaataaataggACATTCATGTCTGGAAAATTTTACCTCTTTCCCCTATCTACTTAAGACTGTTTACTTCCAGATCTATTAGCagtttcttttcatattctgttcAGAGTTTAAATCGTGAATAGAGGGCAACATAGCAAGTAGTTGGCTTAAATCATCTTGGCTCACCACACAGTACCTTTGTCAAGATAGACTATATGCTGTGACATAAAACAACACTCaacaaatgtaaaaagattaaattaaacaCAATATGTTCCTTGAACACAACTGTATCTAATTAAGactcaataacaaaaatcaatttaaaatggcatgtgaggggctggccagtgagctcagttggctagagcatggcgttgataacaccaaagtccagggttcaatccctatatgGGCAGCCAGCAAAAAAAATGCACACAAGTAATTCTAAATTAAACAACAAGCTTCTAAATAACTCAAAGGACAATGAAagcacaagggaaattagaaatgtTTATAAATGAGTAATAATGAAACCACAACATATCAGGGATGTAGGTTTGTCAAGTGTACAGTCTCCACCTTACCTTCATTCTGCTCCTCATCCCTCCTTCACTACACCAACTCCTAGGAGCCCAGGAGAGAAAACTAGGGGAGGTTACCTCATTCGCAGCAGAACTGGGGCTGGAAAACACTAAATCCAGTGCCATGAAGGAAACAATAACTGAGACaaaaatgaagacagagaaaCCACTGTAAACAGACTTGGTCTGGCTTACTGTGACATCTTCACGTAGGGGCGATTGAGGGCTGACACCGGCCCAGCCTCCTGTGGGACTAAGCGGAGTCAAGCCTTGGCCAGCCTTGAAAGGGCCCTCCCTTCAAAAATCAGCAGGTCAGATCACTTAGGGCTTTGGAACAGGCAGGCCCTTGTGCCCCAGCTGATAAGCCACCCTGCACAACACCTCTACGATGCAGATCCTGGATTAACAGAATTCAGTAGCTGACCCCACCTCCTAAGgttgaaagagacagagacaaaggaaCCAGGAGCCCACAAAGGCCATCAGAGCCTGCCTCCCGGATATGCCCCTTCCCAACCTCTGCAGTTGGGatcattctttctctcattccagaGAACCATTGTAGGCACCAAAATCAAGGGACGCACCCACGACAGGTGGCACAAATTTCACCTAAAAGATGATTCAATTTCCCTCAAGTGGCCAAGAAAAATAatacccccccaaaataagaCTGTTGGGTTTTGTCTTCTACTTATCATCATGTATAAAACTCTAAGTTCTGCCCTCCAAGAAAAGGTCAACTGTCATTTGATGCAGAGGTCTACCCATTTGACATTTCTGCACTGCCCAAAATGAGACCTTGGACAAATGGAACTGGAGTGGAGATTCAAGTATGAGAACCACAGTGAGGCTGGAGAGGGCCCTGCAGCTGGGCCAGGCAGCAGACATGCTGAGCCTACTTGGAGGCCAGAACCCAGCCCAAGCCCAGCCTGCACGTAGCTGAAGCAGGCACAAAGCACCCCCTCAGTCAAAATCAACTCTCCGCCCAGACTCTCGCTTTGTAGGCTGTGATTACTACACCAGACATCATGACAGTATCTACAAGACAAAATCACAAATCTTCCAGGGGTAGGAACCTACTACATGACTGAGCCTTCTCCTGAAAGAGAGGAAAAGCCTGGGGCCCAGAGGATAGGCTCTAGAATTTGGGGATTCATTAAATGAGATATCAGGTGTGAAGGACCCTGGCCTAGAGACTGCAAATTCTTGAATACAAATGAGAACCACAGCAGGCTACTGACCCTATTCAGCTTTCATTCCAGGGGCAACTAGGCAAAGGAAAAGATGCTGAGCAAATTATGTAACTGGCATGATTAAAACCCTCCACCCTCCAACCACCCCgaaaacaaaatccaaactctACCACTGAGGGTGCATCTGCTCacaggcaacagaaacaggctcATATATACTGCCTCACCTCGAAGGTGTTCAGAGCAGGGCAGCTCCATGTGTGGTACCATGTTTGGATCAACACCATCATTTTATATCCAGTAAGaggacctgagttcaaatcctagttTGACTCCAGACTCCATTGTGTCCTGGGGCATGTGACCTCTTCTCTAGAACTCACCTGCAAAATAAGAGTGTGCAGTAGACTAGACAACCACCTACAGAGGCCTTCTAAAACAAATTCCTGAACCTCAGCCCTTACTTATTAAATCCATATATAAGATTTGGGGAGGGGAGGATCcaagaattaaattttttaacaaCCCCACCCAGGTGATAATGATGTCTATAGAGATATCTAGGTTTTTCTGAACTCAGAAATGCTGGGAATAAAGGGCAGGGCCTGGCTCATGGCTGCCATGAAAACTCTCCAGAGAACCTTCCGGATGCTCCACCTAAGCCCAGTCAGTGCAGCTCCCAGAACCAGCTTCCTTTCCCTCACAGCCTGACCCATGAGCATTTGTTCATCTCTGGGATGGGCCAGGGGGTGTCAGTCTCTCCTGCTGTACTATCAGCTCCACTGGCGCTGGAGCCATGTCTGTGATATGCACTGTTCTACCGCCATCCAGAAATAGTGCCTGGTGCAATATGTATTTGTGGAAATAAAGAGATGAACAAGATCACAGAGGTCCTTTACTGTGGGACTCTTCAGAGCCCTCAATAAGCTAAAATGCTCAGAGAATCTCTGGGAGAGTCTCACTGTGCTGTCCCTGCCCAGCCCAGTCAGGCCCAGAGCCCTCTATCATGAAGCAGCAGCTGGGACAAGTATGTCACAGGAACAGGGACTGCCCAGTGCAGGTAATGGGAGAGGTGGCTAGTACTAGATGAGTGCAGGAAAATTTCAGGTATTGTGGGGGCTGATTAAACCCCATAGACAGGAACAACCTAATCTAGTTACTTCAGACAGACTTGAACTGAATTCATTACCCAGACTTCTTTATTATGTATTTACTTTCTATCAACTTCTACACTAAgctatttatctgtttcttctaatCTTTCCAGCAACCTATTCCTAGGGGAGTTGAATGCCCCAAACTCAAGAAGGCCCACCCACCACAGGGCCTGTGAACACTTTTCGCTCTACCTGGGATATTTTCCTGCAGGCCGATCACACATCACCTAAATAATGCCTGCTCGTCCTTCATGCATTAGCTCTCACATCACCTCCTAAGGGAAGCCCTCCTAGATCTCCTTAGTTCTTACAGCACTGAGCTCCTCTCCCTCAGAATACACCCTTCTTCACTAGCCCCTCAAAAATAATGATGTACACTGAATTACTTCACTAATGTCTGTCCCGCTCAGAAAACTGGAAGCTCTCAGCAACCAAAGACTGAGTTGGGTCCTGCCAATTGCCGTGtccacagcacctggcacatctgtagaagaaataaatgaatgagggcaatgaaagctcagagaggttaagtgactgcCAAACATCACACAGCCAATAAGTGGCCCAATCAGAACCTGAACCCAGAACTTCCTGACTCTTATGTCCAAGCTTGGCCTGCTCAGCCACTTGTGCGCTGAAGGAAGGGGTTGCTCACTCAGTGTTGAGTGCCATCTACGCCCAGGGCACTGCACAGGCACCATAAGTGTATTGCACAGGATTGGTACTCGCCAGCCCTGCAAACTCCTCTTCTCTGCCACTCACCCAGCATTCTTATGGCTCCAGGCAGCAGGCCTATGTGGGTTTAAAATGAGGGGACAGATACCTGGCCTGCTTGCCCGTTCCCAAGAAGCTTGTAAGTATTCTGTACATCTTACAGGAAGACACTGACAAATGTCATAACATGGAGCAGGTGCTGATCTTGGAAGGCAGCCTGTATCACGCCCCCCTTATCAGCACACTTGGATCACCTCCCTTCTTGTCTGACAACTTTTCTGAGACACATCGGTCTATAAAAATGGGATGTAGCTTTGTCATCAACAGTTCAGAGGCAAGAGCAGGAGGAGAGGCAGCTTTTAAAACTTTGACACATCAACACTGGGCAAGGTAAGAACTTGCTGCATTGAATGTGCAAAGAGAAGGTTGAAACTCTGAGGTGGGAACAAGCATAGGACAGTTCATCTAAGGACCGATAACTAGGGTTATGGGTTTAGAATCACTTTAGCAATGTCCCTCCTCTACACCGCACCCTGCCTAGCACAGGGTAGGTGGTTAAGAATTGTCTCTTATGCAATTGCttttaagagaatgggaaatttATCACTGGGATTCCCAAAGGGTTCCACTCAAGTCAACGTCTATCAATATTGCCATCAACTACATCACAGATGCAGGATTTTTGTTTCCCTTAAAGCATGCTTAGATGTCATGTGAGACACGTGGGTCAAATTTCTCGCAGATGAGGGTAAAATGGGAAAATTGATGAAAATGTGAtgtgtttttcttcataaagGCTAATGTATTCAAGGTGAAGGATTGTCATTGGCTTCAGATTGTGCCCTTCTCTATATTTCTGCCATAACAGCTCTTTTTATGGTGTTGGCAAGAGGCAGATGGCTTGCTTTTGTTACTGCCTGTGCAAGGCGACAGCACAATCCACAACCCAGTTTTACAAAACTTAACTAGTTAAGGCAAACAGTGAGACACTCCAGACAGAGGCAACTTAGAGAATCATGGTAAGAGGAATGTGAGGGTTGGAGATGGGAAGTGATCTCTGAAAGTCACCAGCACAATTCAGACTCAGATGGGGTTTCTTGAGTGGATGTGGACCCAGCTCTTGGCCTCCTCGCTGAGGCTCAGGATCCTCAGCTGGAAATCATACCTAGATTTGCGGGGAGGATTATATAAGAGGTACAGATAAAGCACTCAGCATAATGACCAGTACATACGTATTTAGGGCTCACTGAGCAGATATTTATGGACACGTCCCAGAAAAAGAGGTAAAGCCAAGACTTACACGATTTACATGCACATGCCCCATGATCAGTAGGACCATGCAATGCCCTGCAAAGAGGAGGGACCAGAAGAGTCGGATGAATGGGTTGACTCAATCAAACCATAACCAGGGATCCTGCCCTGTGCCACCCACCTACACCATGGTGTGGACTGGCAAACACACACCAACAGGCTATGCCAGTGCTCTACTGGAATGTGGGAATGGGCtttgaaaagagagagacagagaaggcctgAGATGGTCACACCACATAGAGATGGCTCTGAACTCAGCACATTGCACCAGGACAGTTCAATAACCAAAGGGGTGGAGGATGCCAATCCTGGGACTGATTCATTAGGTGGTTTAGTCCTGACCCGGCAAAACTATCACCTGAGGGCTAGTGACAATAGtgaccactctgtgcctcaggtttCATAATCAATAAATTGGGATGCAGGTGGTCTCTCTCACGGTTGTGCTCAGAGTTCAGAGCAGCTGCTGTCCATCTACACCccacatagtgcctggcacatggtaagttaCACTACCGACGAGCAGTGCTACCTACCAGCTCTCCATAAAGAGGGAGGAACCATGATCACCACTGGAATCACACGTTACAGCTAGATGATTCAAAACTCTCGAATTCCCCAGTTGGTGACTCACATTACTCCAAGGATATATAAATGAGTAAGATGGAAGGTGGTAATGTTACCCAATAGGTCAGGCTACTGGGCAGGGCTTGGCCTATACTCAAAGGCTGCCACCAGACCATAGAGGATGTTTAtgcaaatttgaaaaagaagtagaaaagggGCCCTTCCTCAAGTCACTGACTGCCATGTATTAAGACACTGTCACATCAATACAGTATATAGACTAGAATATCAACAATGTGAACAGCAGGAGCCCTCCTACAAGAGCAAGGACCTTGTATGGATGCATCCTACACAAATGTACTCAGGAGCCCTGTGGCCCACTGGGAATGTGGTGTCTGACGAAGCCCTCTTTTGCAGGTATCTGCCACGAAGATGCTGACTCTCTGGGCCATGGCCATCATGTTAGCCATCGAGGCAAGAGCCCTTAACCTGCTGAACCAAGGCCAATTGCTGGGAAACCTTCCTATCCCAGCATTCCCTGTGCCCATCCTCAATAATCTTTCCATTTGTATGCCAAGGAAACAGTCCTCCAGAAGTCTGCCAATCCCAGAAAAACTTCCACTCAGGAAACAAACATCTGGGGCTGTAGGAGGCAGGTGCCAACCCGTGGCCAAGTACTTCATATCAAACAGCAAGCTCGAAGACTGTAAGTAGGAATTGTTTCACAAACACACCTTTTCCACTCCCCATGCAGACTTCTCATGTCTAACCCAGAGGGCTCGTTCTGCCTTCTGAACATGTGGTTCCGAGACACAAGGAAGCACTGGAATCATCTCAGGAACTTGTAAACAGGACAGCTGCCTGGGCCCACTCCCTTATATTCTGGCCCAGCACTACCACAGTGGCCTGAGAGCCTGGCTTTCTAATCAGCTCCAGGATGACACTGAGGCTGCTTGTCCACGGTCCACACACAGGCTAGGAATGGTCTGAGCAACCCTGGAGAAGGGAACTCTAGGACTCAGCAAGCTGTCTAGTTACCTGCCTTTTATGTGACTCTTACCACATGGAGACTGTGCCAGGAGACCTTGTGGCTTCTCGCTGCTGGACCCCAGTGCTCATCTAGACTCCCGGGGTGCTTAAAACCTCAACCTGGTCTATCAGGAGCCAAAAGAAATGGGAAATCGGGTTCCACCAGCAAACCCCTTAACAGACTTGCTTTCTCAAAACTCCCTTTTCACTCCCTCCCTGAGTCTCATGTTCCTCCATGAGGAGATGAGGAACTCTGCCCCTCCAAAAATCCCACAGAGGCTGAGAACAAAGAAACTCAGGAAGTTAAGGCTTGGCAAAGGAGTGACTCCTATTCGGGGAACAGAAAGAGGGAAGGATTCATTGGCAAATAAAGCCTATCAGGACTAAGTCCTTATAGTTCTCTTAACAGCCATCTGAAGCCACAGCCTAGGTAGCCATGGAGGATAACAGGACAGGGCAACAGAGGGGACCTGGGCACCTACCAAGTGATCAGTGCCCAGCCCCACAGCTCCAATGTAGACTGCTTTGCCTCTTGAGAAACATGTTCCCAGATCTTCCAAGCATCTTTCCTTGTTACGAAATACTTCAAATAGGAAGTTCAGACAGTGGTAAAAAAGACAGCTGTCTATCCATCACACAGTGATTTGaggccccagggcctttgccaGACTGCAtcccctcactctctctctgtccctcacaCCCAAAGGAGGCCTCTAGCCTGATTATTTTTCCATAGcaatttccttatattttatgACATGTGGATATTACTTATCAATATAAAAGATCACACTCCATGTTATAAAGATTCCAGAATAGGTGACCTACTTGTTCTGACCCTCAGACTTATGTGTGGGAGgtgattcatccatgttgcaatgAGAAAGTCTTGCCATTCACTTTCAACACTGTACTGTACCGCAATGTATGCACCTATTCCATTTGTTTCCAGTTGTGTGCTACTCCAAGCGATGCTGCTCTGGACACTCTTGTGGGGGTCTCCTGGCGCACGTGAGCAAGAGACTCCCTGGGGCATAAACCTGGGGATGGGGTTTGTCCACATCACCCCACACAGGCAAAGCCTCTCCATTGTTGAGAGCACTGGGCAGGGGAAGCAGCAGGAAGTCTCCAAAAGCCGTGGCCCACTGGCTCAGCAGGGGCTGGTATTAGGGACTTCTTCCAAATGCTACTCTGCCGGGCCAAAAATGTTTGATCCTAGGTCAAATTAACTTCATCCCTGAGGTGAGCGAGGTTGACCACTAACCAGATTTAACAGCTCTTTTTCTCCAAGTTCCTCACTCAGGCCATCGAGAGCAGCATGATAAGATAGGACGGCTCTCCAAGCAGCAGTTGAcactccttccctttcccccagtCTTCTTGGATTCCAGCTCTCCCTGCCCTGCTGTCCCCCAGGGGGAGGGAAACACATGGTTAGCACCTCCTCCACCCTGATGAGAGCAATGTTGGAGGAGAAAGAAAGCTGATGGAGGAGATTTCCTATCAGAGGCAGCTCGTCAAAGTGGCACAAAGGGAAAATAAGGCCTGGAGAGGGGAAGAGATAGAATCACACAAACGGTGGAGAGAGTACAGATCTGTCAGCTCCATCACCACTTTCCCAGTCACCTCCCGCTTTACTCAGCACTTACAATTCACCAacatctctttcttcctccacccAGCAACCCATGCAGCAGGTTCTATCATTCACCCCTGTACTGGTGCAGAGACTAGGGCCGGACAGCAAAGATTCTGACCCAGGCCACTCGGTCTCCAAAGAATAGAGCCGAGACTGTACCCCAGGCTGCTGGGCTCAAAAACCAAACTAGGTCCTTTCACTCTATGCCCAAATCTCTTTAGATGTAAAGTACTCAACACCAGGCTGGCCTCAAAGTAGTTGCTAATACATATTAGCTCTTAACAAGGAAACAAATCTATTTCTCTGATACCACGCTGCCCTTGGGATGGGCAGTAGCAAGAACTGAAATTTCTGGGAGGCACAACATACAGTTCCTGTGGGCCCCACAATTCAGAGGTGCTGGCTGCCCACTGGCTGAACTGACTGGGAAGCCTACAACAGGAATGTATCTCTTGACTCTTTTCAGATCTGAATGCCACTCTGCTCCCGCAGATTGAGATGATGCTGAAGTGTGAGAAGGTTAACATGGCTGGTGTGCTTGGAACACTGTTATCCACAGTGGGTGACTCCGGCCTACTGTCTGTGTTAGACATCACATCATCCCTAGATATACTTGGAAGTGGTGGCCTTGGTAGTATCTTAGGCAAGAGAGGCAGCAGCAAGTCCCTGAAGCTCCCATTGTCAGAAGTCACTGGTGCCATCAGTAACCTGCTACCTCTGGGTCAAGAGGGTCTGGGCAGCCTGCTACCCACTGGTGCACACAAGAATCCTGGAAAAGGACTCCTTGATAGCACTGGTCTCTCCAACCTCCAGCTACCCCTGAATGATGTGGCCAACAAAATTGGTGAGCTCAAAGAATCCACTGAGAGTGTGCTGAACAGTGCCCTGTCACCAGATGTAAATGAGGCACTCACGGCCCTGCTGGGCAATATTAATGTGGAAGAGCTTTTGCTGGGGTAAGTGCTTCCTTTACCTTAGCTAAGGCTTCTGGTACCAGAAAAGCTGTTGATCTGAGACACTCAAGTTCAACCTCCAACAATCCTACCAAATGAGACAACCACAGTTTCACAAGGCAATATACTCACTCCATGCTGAAACTGTGCCCTTTTAGGGGAAAATATGATCAAGATTTCTTGAGCTTGAAGAACTGGGTGGGTAAGGGGTTCAGGAGTCAAGGGAATGGAAGGTGCTTGGTAGGTTAACTGGCTGCTTCAAAGGTATTTCTCCTGCTGTCCAGGCTGATCCCTGAACCAGGACTGACTCTTGATGCTGTCACTTTGCAGATTAATGGTTCAAAAAGTGACTGTAGAGAGCATGAAGTTGACAATGGAAAGCAATGAGATCCAAGCAGACGCCAAAATTACCGCCTTCATCGGAGGAAAAGGGTGAGCCTGTTTCCACAACAGTCCACTGAGTCGCCCTAGACTGGGGTTGTGAGTTCCAGTGTCCAAGGGCCAGACAGAGACAACACAATACAGCAGCATGGGTGAGGGTGGAGCAAACTGGGAACCAAACACAGCTGCTGCTCCCTACAACCCAGGGGAGCCTGTCCTCCAATATTGTAAGCAAAAATTTTCATGTGTAATCTGCACAAGTTCATACATGGGAATGAGGACAGAAACCAAAGAGAACACATCTCATTGTGACATCTACACTGGCCTTAAAGGAAATGTACTATCCAAATAATCTGTATTCACCATGGAGAATCAGCCCACTCTGTACACTGTCCTAGTGAGttgggagagacagagatgaTCAAAGTGCCCTCAGGGAGCTACACATTTaaacatgcatgcatgcattcatcCATCCACTTGATATGTAGTTAAGAAATACCACTCTGGGACAGAGGCTGTGCTGGGCACAAAGACAGGTCTAAAAGCAGTCCCTGTCCTCAGTGAGTGTCAACACATGAGGGAGGAACAGGCTAACAGCATAGGCTCTGGGCACACAGGAGGGCATCAGAGGGACAAGGCATCCCCACTGGGGAGAAGACGACTTTATGGACTAAGATCCACAGCACTAATACCTCTCACTGGCCCAGCACCTGCCAGGCACTTAATTGTCTATGAACTTACCAAAGcctctccacaacctcaccagaaAAGCAGTCCTGTTTCCAGACTAGCAAAGAAGCTTAGACTACCAAAAGTGGTTACAAACCTTGCTCAAAGTCATGGAGCTAAAATATGGAAATGACAAAGTTTAAATTCAGGCAGTCTGCCTCCAGAGCCAATGTCTGTGCCCATTAGAGTAAGCAGTGTCAGGAGGAGCCATTGTCTTGACCAGAAAGACTCACGTTAAAAAGATTGGCTCTGACCAGTGGCGTGTTTTTCTTATGCTATTGCCCATATGACAAAAAGCCAGAGTGCTGGCACAAAAGTGAACCTGTAATGGACATCTCGTTACAAATCGGCCTCATGCCACCAACAACAGATGACTTCCTAAAGGCTGGTTAGAAGAGCAATTTTGTCAAACCCACCCACACGCCAGGCTGTGTACACTGTGTAGAGGATGGCCAGACTTGGGGCACATCGACTGCAAAGCATCAAACGTTCCCTCTCCTTGACTAACCTTAACAAATACATGAGGCTAAAtgcatttaatttacatttagcCAAAATGCCTATGGCTTGGCCCAAGCAACACCTTGGAGCCGGGCCTGGATTCATCTGCATTTTGCTCTCCACAGCATAATTGGACCTGTACTAAGCATACTGGGATTTCAAGTGGAAGGGGATGTGTCCATGAAAATTGGCATTTCCACAGACAACACCCAATGTGTCAATCTCCTGGTCCAGGAAAAAGCCATCAAGGCCAAAAAAGTGGATCTTCAGATAGTGCAGACGTACGTAAgaccatttttctcattttctggatCAATTGGCCTGTGTGCCAGAATGTCCCCACTGGTACTACCCTTATACATTAGCTTGTCCAATGCAATGGTTTGAACAATCATTAAACAAGGGCCCAAAGGGGTCTCTGCTGAGGAATTATCCACTATGTTTGAGAACAGCCTTCTCTCACCCTGCATTCTGTCTGCTAACTGTACTTTTAGTAATTCATTCTATTTTTTGCATAAGCAATATATTCACCTGAatcaaagtccaaaatccaaaagatataaaatagCAGACAGTGAAAAGTCTCCTTCCCGCCCGTGAGCACCAGCCAGCTAATTAACCTCCCTGGAAGCAACCAGTGGATCCTCTGTTTGCTTTCATTGATGCTATTTGCACATGTAAGTaaatttacatgtatatatatacatacggAAAGGGGAAGATGTTATACACTTCTGGACTTTGTTTTATATAAACAAATAGCTGGGAATCTGTTTCATTACTATATACACAACATCTTCATTTTTTATGACTCCCTGGTATTACGAAGAtgcactaaaatttatttaattagtcCTATATCAAggaatatttgtttcttttcatttatcaaCTTTTATTCCCAACTACAATAAATAAGGTCACAAACAAGTCTGTCTACCAACTTGTATGGGTATCTGAAGGATAAATTCCTCTAGGTGGTATTGCTGAGCCAGATGTCACATGCTTTGGTCATTTTGTCAGGCATCCTTGCATCTTCCTGAATGACTGAAACTGAAAGTAAAAGGGCTCAGGTGTGTACACAGATTAAGCAGCAAGATGTCATTGCAGCTGTTTAATCAATGGGTGGGTTTTCTCCAACATTTGGGCAAATCCAGAAACACAAGGATGACACAGTCCTCCACATGCATCTTTCCCAGGGTCACAGAGTCTTTGCCTTTGCCTATCCCTTTGTATCTGCCCTTGGATGACATCATTCCTCAACTGTTGACAGTAAATATGAATGAGAACGTAAGtcctgggaaaggggagggacTATATCactgagggaggagaggaaggagcccTTCCCTCAGATATGGCCTAATGCTAGAAGGGACTCAGGAATAAGACATCAGGCCCTCAGGAGTCCCAAGACTAGGGGACCAGCAGCCCCTATGGCCCAAAAGAGCCCAACAGCAGGAGTGACAATGCCTCATGCTGGGGGGAGAAACAAATGACTTCTGCCAAAAAGGAGGTCAAGAAAATAGgacaaagaaaagggaaggaggacAGGGAGACACAGAAGAGGAGGTGGGTTGTGAAGTAGGATAGCCTTATGGTGCTTTGTCGGCAAAGCTAACTAGTGGTGACttcacagattgaagaaccaaactcCTGTGCCATCATTCTCGATGATTTCAACGATTGCGAGAATTGTGAGTACAAACATTCAACTTCCCTAGGGCTGCCCACATCAATGGGGGAGATGCCTGAGACTCCTTATGGGATCCTACTGGGTGAAAGACCAGAGAGGATGTGGCTGTGGGATGCAATACCATGCACCTCCAAGCACTCACGCAACCTGTCCTCAGCACCTTCTGGGCAGAAAATGTCCCACCTTACCTGATTCTCAGGACCACGTTGACTTATTCtccaggaagggaagagaacaATAAGCCCCTTGGGAGGCTCCCTGGTAGCTCCCCAGTCCCTAATGGTTTGCCAAGGGCATATATGCACGAAGTCTGAGGGAGGAGCAGTCCCAGGACCTCCCCTGAAAGGCTGAGAATCAGAAATCCTTCAATGTCCCGAAACATATGTAGAGAGGCAGGGATGATAAGACATGGTGAATCAGCAGCTACCAAGACAGCTGAAGCAGGAATCAGTGACATCTGCCAAGTTCCAGAGGAGATAATGCATCAGGCCTAGCCAGTAAATCTTTTCCTCCCTTGGAGATTTTGGCACATCAGAGAAGGGACCAAGTCCTCATGCTGGCTTCCTCCCTGCAGCCTCCTTCCAGATGAATATGGGGGCATCAGATTTCTGATTGGGACCAAGGGAGCGGGAGTGGTCCACACTGGTCCCCGGTCAGGAGGGCAGCATCAGGCAGAGAACATAGGACACAACAATTGTACAGTTTGCTGTggtctctccatctctcctctcACCTGCAGCTACTGGCTTGTTCAAGTACTACATTAAAAGCTCCAGGATTTCCGAAGAAGGTCTTTCAACACTCTACTGTGTAAGTGTTTGTCCTTACAATGGCTTCTGACAAAGGCTGGAGACATCCCTGAACTCATAACATATATTAGGATAACATGACAAACCAGCCTTTATCCCTTCTCGAATCCCCAGATCTTTACCACAGGGTGAATCTCCCAGGCTTTCATCACATCACCTGAGCGCCCACCCCAGGGGTCAGCCATGTGTTCCCTT contains the following coding sequences:
- the LOC134373167 gene encoding vomeromodulin-like; translated protein: MLTLWAMAIMLAIEARALNLLNQGQLLGNLPIPAFPVPILNNLSICMPRKQSSRSLPIPEKLPLRKQTSGAVGGRCQPVAKYFISNSKLEDYLNATLLPQIEMMLKCEKVNMAGVLGTLLSTVGDSGLLSVLDITSSLDILGSGGLGSILGKRGSSKSLKLPLSEVTGAISNLLPLGQEGLGSLLPTGAHKNPGKGLLDSTGLSNLQLPLNDVANKIGELKESTESVLNSALSPDVNEALTALLGNINVEELLLGLMVQKVTVESMKLTMESNEIQADAKITAFIGGKGIIGPVLSILGFQVEGDVSMKIGISTDNTQCVNLLVQEKAIKAKKVDLQIVQTVTESLPLPIPLYLPLDDIIPQLLTVNMNENIEEPNSCAIILDDFNDCENSTGLFKYYIKSSRISEEGLSTLYCAKANFNKNTVPVPGSSLPPDPKNANISITLSHTLLRAIVTYIVKQSSVKNLTLSHDIKISKNKLTTDIRLFSSENSVTPPEAMDEVQDVMAEVLKKLYSGLAENIKQWNIPPGVISSLLKNAKVLVLQTGKQLHSTRILCPICPL